A window of the Citrus sinensis cultivar Valencia sweet orange chromosome 9, DVS_A1.0, whole genome shotgun sequence genome harbors these coding sequences:
- the LOC102607794 gene encoding uncharacterized protein LOC102607794 isoform X2 — protein sequence MDASYIDEKSESRLYIGNLDLKITEAALIKMFSPYGKIVSEDFLWHTRGPKRGVPRGFAFIEYSTKEEAKLAKEKMHGRLACGRPLVVRLASEKYLEDAAQNSSKAVGEANKTGFVGGTSGQMNRSAKIAAIKNKLKALEEESSSAKKQKQADNSSCNGSLNCLSGKDGLNNLQN from the exons ATG GATGCTAGCTACATTGATGAGAAGTCTGAGAGCAGACTTTATATTGGTAATCTTGATCTGAAAATAACAGA GGCTGCTTTGATTAAGATGTTCTCTCCTTATGGGAAGATTGTATCAGAAGACTTCCTTTGGCACACCCGTGGGCCAAAGCGTGGAGTGCCACGAGGCTTTGCTTTTATCGAATATAGCACCAAAGAG GAAGCTAAATTGGCCAAGGAGAAGATGCACGGGAGGCTCGCTTGTGGTCGTCCTTTAGTTGTTCGGCTGGCCAGTGAGAAGTACTTGGAGGACGCAGctcaaaattcttcaaaagCAGTAGGTGAGGCaaataaaacaggctttgttGGAGGAACTTCGGGACAGATGAACCGGAGTGCTAAAATAGCGGCAATTAAGAACAAATTGAAGGCACTGGAGGAAGAGAGTTCGAGCGCAAAGAAGCAGAAGCAAGCTGACAACAGCTCTTGTAACGGTAGTCTCAACTGTTTGTCTGGCAAAGATGGATTAAACAACTTGCAGAACTGA
- the LOC102607794 gene encoding uncharacterized protein LOC102607794 isoform X1 translates to MQDASYIDEKSESRLYIGNLDLKITEAALIKMFSPYGKIVSEDFLWHTRGPKRGVPRGFAFIEYSTKEEAKLAKEKMHGRLACGRPLVVRLASEKYLEDAAQNSSKAVGEANKTGFVGGTSGQMNRSAKIAAIKNKLKALEEESSSAKKQKQADNSSCNGSLNCLSGKDGLNNLQN, encoded by the exons ATGCAGGATGCTAGCTACATTGATGAGAAGTCTGAGAGCAGACTTTATATTGGTAATCTTGATCTGAAAATAACAGA GGCTGCTTTGATTAAGATGTTCTCTCCTTATGGGAAGATTGTATCAGAAGACTTCCTTTGGCACACCCGTGGGCCAAAGCGTGGAGTGCCACGAGGCTTTGCTTTTATCGAATATAGCACCAAAGAG GAAGCTAAATTGGCCAAGGAGAAGATGCACGGGAGGCTCGCTTGTGGTCGTCCTTTAGTTGTTCGGCTGGCCAGTGAGAAGTACTTGGAGGACGCAGctcaaaattcttcaaaagCAGTAGGTGAGGCaaataaaacaggctttgttGGAGGAACTTCGGGACAGATGAACCGGAGTGCTAAAATAGCGGCAATTAAGAACAAATTGAAGGCACTGGAGGAAGAGAGTTCGAGCGCAAAGAAGCAGAAGCAAGCTGACAACAGCTCTTGTAACGGTAGTCTCAACTGTTTGTCTGGCAAAGATGGATTAAACAACTTGCAGAACTGA
- the LOC102607794 gene encoding uncharacterized protein LOC102607794 isoform X3 — protein sequence MFSPYGKIVSEDFLWHTRGPKRGVPRGFAFIEYSTKEEAKLAKEKMHGRLACGRPLVVRLASEKYLEDAAQNSSKAVGEANKTGFVGGTSGQMNRSAKIAAIKNKLKALEEESSSAKKQKQADNSSCNGSLNCLSGKDGLNNLQN from the exons ATGTTCTCTCCTTATGGGAAGATTGTATCAGAAGACTTCCTTTGGCACACCCGTGGGCCAAAGCGTGGAGTGCCACGAGGCTTTGCTTTTATCGAATATAGCACCAAAGAG GAAGCTAAATTGGCCAAGGAGAAGATGCACGGGAGGCTCGCTTGTGGTCGTCCTTTAGTTGTTCGGCTGGCCAGTGAGAAGTACTTGGAGGACGCAGctcaaaattcttcaaaagCAGTAGGTGAGGCaaataaaacaggctttgttGGAGGAACTTCGGGACAGATGAACCGGAGTGCTAAAATAGCGGCAATTAAGAACAAATTGAAGGCACTGGAGGAAGAGAGTTCGAGCGCAAAGAAGCAGAAGCAAGCTGACAACAGCTCTTGTAACGGTAGTCTCAACTGTTTGTCTGGCAAAGATGGATTAAACAACTTGCAGAACTGA
- the LOC102608862 gene encoding uncharacterized protein LOC102608862: MPMASKLTFLQPILTSSRPVESQRSHSSCSRQNLLLTSTKPRIIINSIPQHQSSASYLSHSRTNTFLSPQFPHPSNRTRSVTARSQLPNFPLISPHDKWGTWTALFATGAFGIWSERTKIGSALSGALVSTLIGLAASNLGVVSCESPAYSIVLEFLLPLAVPLLLFRADLRRVIKSTGTLLLAFLIGSVATTVGTALAYLLVPMRSLGQDSWKIAAALMGRHIGGAVNYVAISDALGVSSSVLAAGLAADNVICAVYFTTLFALASNIPAESSTSVDDVSMNEGSVRGDKPPVLQFATALAVAFAICKAGTFLTKYFGIQGGSLPAITAIVVTLATTFPTQFNKLAPAGEAMALILMQVFFTVVGASGNIWSVINTAPSIFMFALVQIAIHLAVILGLGKLFRFDQKLLLIASNANVGGPTTACGMATAKGWSSLIVPGILAGIFGIAIATFLGIAFGVTVLKYM, from the exons ATGCCAATGGCATCGAAACTAACATTTTTACAGCCAATTCTCACATCATCACGGCCAGTCGAATCCCAACGGTCACATTCTTCCTGTTCCCGCCAAAATCTCCTGCTCACCTCTACAAAACCCagaatcataattaactcaatcCCTCAACATCAGTCATCGGCATCATATTTGTCTCACAGTAGAACCAACACCTTTCTCTCTCCTCAATTCCCCCATCCATCCAACCGGACCCGCTCCGTAACAGCCAGATCCCAGCTGCCTAATTTCCCTCTCATTTCTCCCCACGACAAATGGGGCACCTGGACTGCCCTCTTCGCCACCGGCGCTTTCGGTATCTG GTCAGAGCGGACCAAGATCGGGAGTGCATTGAGTGGGGCGTTAGTGAGCACTTTGATAGGGCTCGCGGCTAGCAACTTGGGGGTTGTTTCGTGTGAATCGCCGGCGTATTCAATTGTTTTGGAGTTCTTGCTTCCTCTTGCTGTTcctttgttgttgtttagAGCTGACTTGCGCCGCGTGATCAAGTCCACTGGGACTCTTTTACTGGCTTTCTTGATCGGATCAG TTGCAACAACGGTTGGAACAGCATTGGCATATCTGTTGGTGCCAATGAGATCACTTGGTCAAGATAGTTGGAAAATTGCAGCTGCGCTCATGGGCAGACACATTGGTGGAG CTGTCAATTATGTCGCTATTTCTGATGCTCTTGGCGTTTCTTCATCAGTTTTAGCTGCTGGATTAGCCGCAGATAATGTCATCTGTGCGGTATATTTTACAACATTGTTTGCTTTGGCTTCAAATATACCTGCAGAGTCTTCAACCTCAGTTGACG ATGTTTCAATGAATGAGGGTTCTGTCCGTGGTGACAAACCTCCTGTGCTACAGTTTGCAACAGCCCTTGCTGTAGCCTTCGCTATCTGCAAGGCTGGCACTTTTCtcacaaaatattttggtattcAGGGAGGTAGCCTTCCAGCCATAACAGCTATTGTTGTTACTTTAGCAACTACGTTTCCAACCCAGTTCAATAAACTTGCCCCAGCTGGTGAAGCTATGGCTCTAATTCTCATGCAG GTATTTTTCACTGTGGTGGGAGCAAGCGGTAACATATGGAGTGTTATAAACACAGCACCTAGCATTTTCATGTTTGCTCTTGTCCAGATTGCCATTCATCTTGCTGTGATCCTCGGATTAGGAAAGCTATTTCGCTTTGATCAAAAGCTACTGCTTATAGCATCGAACGCTAATGTTGGAGGCCCTACAACTGCATGCGGAATGGCCACGGCTAAAGGCTGGAGTTCTTTGATTGTTCCTGGTATTCTCGCCGGTATTTTTGGAATTGCCATTGCAACTTTTCTTGGCATTGCCTTTGGAGTCACTGTACTCAAATATATGTAG